The Streptomyces avermitilis MA-4680 = NBRC 14893 genome contains a region encoding:
- a CDS encoding gamma-glutamyl-gamma-aminobutyrate hydrolase family protein, with translation MTGRPLIGVSTYLESGARWGVWELEAALLPAGYPRLVQRAGGLAAMLPPDDPAHATAAVGRLDGLVIAGGPDVDPSHYGAARSPRTGPPAPERDAWELALIRAALASGTPLLGICRGMQLLNVALGGTLVQHIDGHVEQVGAFGHHPVKPVPGTRYGDLAPEETAVPTYHHQSVDRLGTDLLPCAHAADGTVEAIELPAPAWALGVQWHPEMGEDLRVMRALVAAAS, from the coding sequence GTGACCGGACGACCGCTGATCGGCGTGAGTACGTATCTGGAGTCCGGCGCGCGCTGGGGCGTGTGGGAGCTGGAGGCGGCGCTGCTCCCGGCCGGATATCCGCGGCTCGTGCAGCGGGCGGGCGGACTCGCCGCGATGCTCCCGCCGGACGATCCGGCGCACGCCACCGCGGCCGTGGGCCGCCTGGACGGCCTGGTGATCGCGGGCGGTCCCGACGTCGACCCGTCCCACTACGGCGCGGCCCGCTCCCCGCGCACGGGCCCGCCGGCTCCCGAGCGCGACGCCTGGGAACTGGCCCTGATCCGGGCCGCGCTGGCGTCCGGCACCCCCCTCCTGGGCATCTGCCGGGGCATGCAGCTGCTCAACGTCGCGCTGGGCGGCACACTCGTGCAGCACATCGACGGGCACGTCGAGCAGGTGGGCGCCTTCGGCCACCACCCGGTCAAGCCGGTACCCGGCACCCGCTACGGAGACCTGGCGCCGGAGGAGACCGCGGTCCCCACCTACCACCACCAGTCGGTGGACCGCCTGGGCACGGATCTGCTGCCCTGCGCCCACGCGGCGGACGGCACCGTGGAGGCGATCGAACTCCCCGCACCCGCTTGGGCCCTGGGTGTCCAGTGGCACCCGGAGATGGGCGAGGACCTGCGGGTCATGCGGGCCCTGGTGGCAGCTGCTTCCTGA
- a CDS encoding glutamine synthetase family protein, with the protein MADRTPPLGVEELHALVAGGEIDTVVLAFPDMQGRLQGKRFAARFFLDEVLEHGTEGCNYLLAVDTDMNTVDGYDMSSWDRGYGDFAMHPDLSTLRQVPWNAGTALLIADLAWNDGSPVVAAPRQILRRQLDRLAALGYTAQVGTELEFIVFKDTYEQAWDAGYKGLTPANQYNIDYSVLGTGRIEPLLRRIRNEMQAAGLTVESAKGECNPGQHEIVFRYDEALVTCDQHAVYKTGAKEIAAQEGVSITFMAKYNEREGNSCHIHLSLADADGTNAMAGDGPGGMSDVMRHFLAGQLAALRDFSLLYAPNINSYKRFQPGSFAPTAVAWGYDNRTCALRVVGHGRSMRFENRLPGGDVNPHLAVAGLVAAGLYGIEHKLELPEACAGNAYAAEYEHVPTTLREAAELWENSPIAKAAFGDDVVAHYRNMARVELKAFDAAVTDWELRRSFERL; encoded by the coding sequence GTGGCAGACCGCACACCACCGCTCGGTGTCGAGGAGCTGCACGCCCTCGTCGCGGGCGGCGAGATCGACACTGTCGTCCTCGCGTTCCCCGATATGCAAGGGCGCCTCCAGGGCAAGCGGTTCGCCGCGCGCTTCTTCCTCGACGAGGTGCTGGAGCACGGCACGGAGGGATGCAACTACCTGCTCGCCGTCGACACCGACATGAACACCGTCGACGGCTATGACATGTCCTCCTGGGACCGCGGGTACGGCGACTTCGCCATGCATCCCGACCTGAGCACGCTGCGCCAGGTGCCGTGGAACGCGGGCACGGCGCTGCTGATCGCCGACCTCGCCTGGAACGACGGATCGCCGGTGGTCGCCGCCCCCCGCCAGATCCTGCGTCGCCAGCTCGACCGGCTCGCCGCCCTCGGCTACACCGCCCAGGTCGGCACCGAGCTGGAGTTCATCGTCTTCAAGGACACCTACGAGCAGGCCTGGGACGCCGGATACAAGGGGCTCACACCGGCCAACCAGTACAACATCGACTACTCGGTGCTCGGGACGGGACGGATCGAACCCCTGCTGCGCCGCATCCGCAACGAGATGCAGGCCGCGGGCCTCACCGTCGAGTCGGCCAAGGGCGAGTGCAACCCCGGCCAGCACGAGATCGTGTTCCGGTACGACGAGGCCCTGGTCACCTGCGACCAGCACGCCGTCTACAAGACCGGCGCCAAGGAGATCGCCGCCCAGGAGGGCGTGTCGATCACCTTCATGGCCAAGTACAACGAGCGCGAGGGCAACTCCTGCCACATCCACCTGTCGCTGGCGGACGCGGACGGCACCAACGCCATGGCCGGCGACGGACCCGGCGGCATGTCGGACGTCATGCGCCACTTCCTCGCCGGGCAGCTCGCCGCGCTGCGCGACTTCTCACTTCTGTACGCGCCCAACATCAACTCGTACAAGCGGTTCCAGCCGGGCTCCTTCGCGCCGACCGCCGTGGCCTGGGGCTACGACAACCGCACCTGCGCGCTGCGGGTGGTCGGCCACGGCCGCTCGATGCGCTTCGAGAACCGGCTCCCCGGCGGTGACGTCAACCCGCACCTCGCCGTCGCCGGACTCGTCGCGGCCGGCCTGTACGGCATCGAGCACAAGCTGGAGCTGCCCGAGGCCTGCGCGGGCAACGCCTACGCCGCCGAGTACGAGCACGTCCCCACCACCCTGCGCGAGGCGGCCGAACTCTGGGAGAACAGCCCCATCGCCAAGGCCGCCTTCGGCGACGACGTGGTCGCCCACTACCGCAACATGGCGCGCGTCGAACTGAAGGCCTTCGACGCCGCGGTGACCGACTGGGAGCTGCGCCGCTCCTTCGAACGCCTGTGA
- a CDS encoding TDT family transporter: MVTAAQPLAPPSVRTSRPRAAAFRHLGPNWYASVMGTAIVATAGAGLPSGSAAGLPGDLPGLRTACTAFWALSLIMLVTLLGARALHWIHHRDQARAHLLDPTTGPTTAPFYGCLAMALLAVGGATLTVGRDWLGTTAAVVLDAVLFTAGTAVGLAAAVAVPYLMVTRHRIEPGRATPVWLLPLVAPMVSAALGPLLVPHLPAGQPRETLLLACVAMFGLSLLGTLMMLPMIFARLITTGPLPLVLTPTLLLVLGPLGQSTTAVGKFADFAPGVVPAPYDQGFGVLAVLYGVPVMGFALLWLGLAVALVVRARRRGMGFALTWWAFTFPVGTCVTGAEALARHTGLAAFDGLAVALYAGLVAAWAVTAARTARGLVTGELLAPPRR; the protein is encoded by the coding sequence ATGGTCACCGCAGCCCAGCCCCTCGCCCCGCCCAGCGTCCGCACGTCGCGTCCCCGGGCCGCCGCCTTCCGCCACCTCGGCCCCAACTGGTACGCCTCGGTGATGGGCACCGCGATCGTGGCCACAGCGGGAGCGGGCCTTCCCTCGGGCTCCGCCGCGGGCCTCCCCGGTGACCTCCCGGGCCTGCGCACCGCCTGCACGGCCTTCTGGGCGCTCTCCCTGATCATGCTCGTGACCCTCCTCGGCGCCCGCGCCCTGCACTGGATCCACCACCGCGACCAGGCCCGCGCCCACCTCCTCGACCCCACGACGGGCCCCACCACGGCCCCCTTCTACGGCTGCCTCGCCATGGCGCTGCTGGCCGTCGGCGGCGCCACCCTGACCGTCGGCCGGGACTGGCTCGGCACCACCGCGGCCGTCGTCCTGGACGCCGTACTCTTCACCGCCGGCACCGCCGTCGGCCTCGCCGCGGCCGTCGCGGTGCCCTACCTGATGGTGACCCGCCACCGCATCGAGCCGGGCCGGGCCACCCCCGTCTGGCTGCTCCCCCTGGTCGCCCCGATGGTCTCGGCGGCCCTCGGCCCCCTGCTCGTCCCGCATCTCCCGGCCGGTCAGCCGCGGGAGACCCTGCTGCTCGCCTGCGTCGCGATGTTCGGCCTCAGCCTGCTGGGCACGCTCATGATGCTGCCGATGATTTTCGCCCGGCTCATCACCACGGGCCCCCTGCCCCTCGTCCTCACCCCGACGCTTCTCCTGGTCCTCGGCCCGCTCGGCCAGTCCACCACCGCCGTCGGCAAGTTCGCGGACTTCGCCCCGGGGGTCGTCCCCGCCCCGTACGACCAGGGCTTCGGCGTCCTCGCCGTCCTCTACGGCGTCCCGGTGATGGGCTTCGCCCTGCTGTGGCTGGGCCTTGCGGTCGCGCTGGTGGTGCGGGCCCGGCGGCGGGGCATGGGCTTCGCGCTGACCTGGTGGGCGTTCACCTTCCCGGTCGGTACATGTGTCACCGGCGCGGAGGCCCTGGCCCGGCACACCGGGCTCGCCGCGTTCGACGGACTCGCCGTCGCGCTGTACGCCGGGCTGGTCGCCGCCTGGGCCGTCACCGCGGCCCGTACCGCCCGCGGGCTGGTCACCGGCGAGCTGCTCGCACCGCCTCGACGATGA
- a CDS encoding class I SAM-dependent methyltransferase, whose amino-acid sequence MPDTSGYAFDNTSERAGSRYDVLESTYDPVTFARLAELGVAPGMRCLEVGAGAGSVAAWLAERVGPDGSVLATDIEPRWLGELPAAGNVRVVRHDITQEDLPEGRFDLIHARLVLLHLPERQAALDRMVRALRPGGRLVLDEFDCGWVPVLSAPSPESAELFERMHDAVMGVLTRAGADIRWGLHAYGALRATGLAEVASATWAEAWVGGSRGIRLHQVNIRDVGGQLTGDGLTDDDLERCLRLLDDPSFAVNSYPLITTWGRRR is encoded by the coding sequence ATGCCCGACACCTCCGGATATGCCTTCGACAACACATCCGAAAGAGCAGGCAGCCGCTATGACGTGCTGGAGTCCACCTACGACCCCGTGACCTTCGCGCGGCTCGCCGAATTGGGTGTGGCGCCGGGAATGCGCTGCCTGGAGGTCGGCGCCGGTGCGGGCTCGGTCGCCGCATGGCTCGCCGAGCGCGTCGGACCGGACGGCTCCGTGCTCGCCACGGACATCGAACCGCGCTGGCTGGGCGAGCTCCCGGCGGCCGGCAACGTACGCGTCGTACGCCATGACATCACCCAGGAGGATCTGCCCGAGGGGCGGTTCGACCTGATCCACGCCCGTCTCGTGCTGCTGCACCTGCCCGAGCGGCAGGCCGCGCTCGACCGGATGGTGCGGGCGCTGCGCCCCGGCGGGCGGCTGGTCCTCGACGAGTTCGACTGCGGCTGGGTGCCGGTGCTGTCGGCGCCCTCGCCCGAATCCGCGGAGCTCTTCGAGCGGATGCACGACGCGGTGATGGGCGTGCTCACCCGGGCCGGCGCCGACATCCGCTGGGGACTGCACGCCTACGGGGCGCTGCGCGCGACCGGGCTGGCCGAGGTGGCGTCCGCCACCTGGGCCGAGGCGTGGGTGGGCGGTTCGCGCGGCATTCGGCTGCACCAGGTCAACATCCGGGATGTGGGCGGGCAGTTGACCGGGGACGGGCTGACGGACGACGATCTGGAGCGTTGTCTGCGGCTGCTCGACGACCCGTCGTTCGCCGTCAACTCCTATCCACTGATCACCACTTGGGGCAGGCGCCGGTGA
- a CDS encoding helix-turn-helix domain-containing protein, giving the protein MGDHKEQPLRVGAAVRRRRRALELTLAVVAERSGLSVPFLSQVENERARPSRPSLERIADALGTTAVELLAAADPARSVDVVRADDTGLTPTRARVRPLVRGHHQLHAMEFTGDHDEGREFQHRNDELMYVADGAVEIEAEGRAHRLGRGDTLYLTGGVRHRWRATVPDTRVIVVAVADHIEAAEDPSGRR; this is encoded by the coding sequence ATGGGCGACCACAAAGAACAGCCCCTTCGGGTGGGCGCGGCCGTACGGCGTCGGCGCCGGGCACTGGAGCTCACCCTCGCCGTCGTGGCCGAGCGCAGCGGCCTGTCGGTCCCCTTCCTGAGCCAGGTCGAGAACGAACGGGCCCGCCCCAGCAGGCCCTCCCTGGAGCGCATCGCGGACGCCCTCGGCACCACCGCGGTCGAACTGCTCGCCGCGGCCGACCCGGCACGCAGCGTCGACGTCGTGCGCGCGGACGACACCGGGCTCACGCCCACCCGGGCGCGCGTGCGCCCCCTGGTGCGCGGTCACCACCAGTTGCACGCCATGGAGTTCACCGGCGACCACGACGAGGGCCGCGAATTCCAGCACCGCAACGACGAGTTGATGTACGTCGCCGACGGTGCCGTCGAGATCGAGGCGGAGGGCCGCGCCCACCGGCTCGGGCGCGGCGACACCCTGTATCTGACGGGCGGGGTGCGCCACCGGTGGCGGGCGACCGTACCGGACACCCGGGTGATCGTGGTCGCGGTCGCCGACCACATCGAGGCGGCCGAGGATCCCTCGGGCCGGCGCTGA
- a CDS encoding quaternary amine ABC transporter ATP-binding protein, translating to MSSRLQAESLYKVFGRRPGEAVERLRSGADREELRADGTTAAVIDASFTVEPGEIFVVMGLSGSGKSTLLRMLNGLLEPTAGHVRFDDQDLTALGDRALREVRSKKISMVFQHFALFPHRSVRENAAYGLEVQGVPRAERERRADEALALCGLGGWEKSWPDELSGGMQQRVGLARALATDAELLLMDESFSALDPLIRRDMQDQLLELQKTLKKTIVFITHDLNEAMRLGDRIAVMRDGRIVQVGTAEDILVRPADDYVASFTQDVDRSRVLTAGAVMDPDVRGDEADCACETATPDTPFNELCAISARLSHPVAVLDKKRKLLGVVPRQRLVGFLGDERGEPAACATPRAKAVTTDA from the coding sequence GTGTCATCCAGGCTGCAGGCCGAGAGCCTGTACAAGGTCTTCGGCAGACGACCCGGCGAGGCCGTGGAGCGGCTCCGCTCGGGAGCCGACCGCGAGGAGCTGCGCGCCGACGGCACCACCGCCGCCGTGATCGACGCCTCCTTCACGGTGGAGCCGGGTGAGATCTTCGTCGTCATGGGCCTGTCCGGCTCCGGCAAGTCCACACTGCTGCGCATGCTCAACGGACTCCTCGAGCCGACCGCCGGGCACGTCCGCTTCGACGACCAGGACCTGACCGCGCTCGGCGACCGCGCACTGCGCGAGGTCCGCTCCAAGAAGATCAGCATGGTCTTCCAGCACTTCGCGCTCTTCCCGCACCGCAGCGTCCGCGAGAACGCCGCCTACGGTCTCGAGGTGCAGGGCGTGCCCCGCGCCGAGCGCGAGCGGCGCGCCGACGAGGCGCTCGCCCTGTGCGGCCTCGGCGGCTGGGAGAAGTCCTGGCCCGACGAGCTCTCCGGCGGCATGCAGCAGCGGGTGGGCCTGGCCAGGGCGCTCGCCACCGACGCCGAACTGCTGCTGATGGACGAGTCGTTCAGCGCTCTCGACCCGCTGATCCGGCGCGATATGCAGGACCAGCTCCTGGAACTCCAGAAGACCCTCAAGAAGACCATCGTCTTCATCACCCACGACCTGAACGAGGCCATGCGCCTGGGCGACCGGATCGCCGTCATGCGCGACGGCCGCATCGTCCAGGTCGGCACCGCCGAGGACATCCTGGTACGTCCCGCCGACGACTACGTCGCCTCCTTCACCCAGGACGTCGACCGCTCCCGCGTCCTGACCGCGGGCGCCGTCATGGACCCGGACGTACGCGGCGACGAGGCGGACTGCGCCTGTGAGACCGCCACGCCCGACACGCCGTTCAACGAACTCTGCGCCATCAGCGCGCGTCTCTCGCATCCCGTCGCGGTGCTGGACAAGAAACGGAAACTCCTCGGTGTGGTGCCCCGGCAACGGCTCGTCGGCTTCCTCGGTGACGAGCGGGGCGAACCCGCCGCGTGTGCGACGCCGCGCGCGAAGGCGGTGACGACCGATGCCTAG
- a CDS encoding LysR family transcriptional regulator, which produces MSEGVDGGLSAGLAHRVPELGALELLLAVARLGSLGRAARELGITQPAASSRIRSMERQLGVALVDRSPRGSRLTEAGALVTDWARRIVEAAEAFDAGAQALRGRRDSRLRVAASMTIAEYLLPGWLIALRAQRPDTAVSLLAGNSAVVAERLLADEADLGFVEGLSVPAGLDSTVIAHDRLIVVTAPGHPWARRRRPLSAAELAATPLILREEGSGTRQVLDAALGGLARPLIELSSTTAVKASAVSGAGPAVLSELALGEELSARRLVSIPVAEVRLGRALRAVWRSGHRPTGPARDLLGLTRG; this is translated from the coding sequence ATGAGCGAGGGTGTTGATGGTGGGTTGTCGGCCGGTCTTGCGCATCGGGTGCCGGAGTTGGGTGCGCTGGAGCTGCTGCTTGCCGTGGCACGGCTCGGAAGCCTCGGGCGGGCGGCGCGTGAGCTGGGGATCACCCAACCGGCGGCCAGCAGCCGGATTCGCTCGATGGAGCGGCAGCTGGGCGTGGCGCTGGTGGACCGGTCACCGCGGGGCTCCCGGCTGACCGAGGCGGGGGCGCTGGTCACGGACTGGGCGCGGCGGATCGTGGAGGCGGCGGAGGCGTTCGACGCGGGGGCCCAGGCGTTGCGGGGGCGGCGGGACTCGCGGCTGCGGGTCGCCGCGAGCATGACGATCGCGGAGTATCTGCTGCCGGGGTGGCTGATCGCACTGCGGGCGCAGCGGCCGGACACGGCGGTGTCGCTGCTGGCGGGGAACTCGGCGGTGGTCGCGGAGCGGTTGCTGGCGGACGAGGCGGACCTCGGGTTCGTGGAGGGGCTGTCGGTGCCGGCGGGGCTGGACTCGACGGTCATCGCGCACGACCGGCTGATCGTGGTGACGGCGCCGGGGCATCCATGGGCGCGGCGCCGGCGGCCGTTGTCGGCGGCGGAGCTGGCGGCGACGCCGTTGATCCTGCGGGAGGAGGGGTCGGGGACGCGGCAGGTGCTGGACGCCGCGCTGGGCGGACTGGCGCGGCCGCTGATCGAACTGTCGTCCACCACCGCGGTGAAGGCGTCCGCGGTGAGCGGGGCGGGGCCCGCGGTGCTGAGCGAACTGGCGTTGGGGGAGGAGCTGTCGGCGCGTCGGCTGGTGAGCATTCCGGTGGCCGAGGTGCGGTTGGGGCGGGCGTTGCGGGCGGTGTGGCGGTCGGGGCATCGGCCGACGGGGCCGGCGCGGGATCTGCTGGGGTTGACGCGGGGGTAG
- a CDS encoding helical backbone metal receptor — MSVTRVVSLVPSLTEAVARSAPGVLVGATDWCSQPADLDVVRIGGTKNPDVERIVRLGPDLVIANEEENRAPDLAALREAGVEALVTEVREVPQAFRELERVLHACGVPGGRPRWLDEAEAAWSRLPAPGRRTTAVVPIWRRPWMVLGRDTFAGDLLARLGVDNVYAAHAERYPRVPVEELRAAAPEIVVLPDEPYRFTADDGPEAFAGTACALVSGRHLTWYGPSLREAPQVIVEAVRAARR, encoded by the coding sequence GTGTCCGTGACGCGTGTGGTCTCGCTCGTGCCCTCGCTCACCGAGGCCGTGGCCCGGTCCGCGCCCGGTGTCCTGGTCGGCGCCACCGACTGGTGCAGTCAGCCGGCGGACCTCGACGTCGTGCGGATCGGCGGGACCAAGAACCCCGATGTCGAGCGGATCGTCCGGCTCGGCCCCGATCTGGTGATCGCCAACGAGGAGGAGAACCGCGCGCCCGACCTGGCCGCTCTGCGCGAGGCCGGGGTCGAGGCCCTGGTCACCGAGGTGCGGGAGGTGCCGCAGGCCTTCCGCGAGCTGGAGCGGGTGCTGCACGCGTGCGGAGTGCCGGGCGGCCGGCCGCGCTGGCTGGACGAGGCGGAGGCGGCCTGGTCCCGGCTGCCGGCGCCGGGGCGTCGTACGACCGCCGTCGTGCCGATCTGGCGGCGGCCCTGGATGGTGCTCGGCCGGGACACGTTCGCCGGGGACCTGCTGGCCCGGCTGGGCGTCGACAACGTGTACGCGGCGCACGCGGAGCGCTATCCGCGCGTGCCGGTCGAGGAGCTGCGAGCCGCCGCTCCCGAGATCGTGGTCCTGCCGGACGAGCCGTACCGCTTCACCGCCGACGACGGCCCCGAGGCCTTCGCGGGCACGGCCTGCGCGCTGGTCAGCGGGCGCCACCTCACCTGGTACGGGCCGTCGCTGCGGGAGGCCCCGCAGGTCATCGTCGAGGCGGTGCGAGCAGCTCGCCGGTGA
- a CDS encoding FadR/GntR family transcriptional regulator: MPQADSDDDLGGLGGRGDRLAPVLRPVRAGNGFEEALEQILQVVRLGLVPGGERLPSERELAERLGISRVTLREVLKVLQDQGLVESRRGRYGGTFVLPRADAGGEDELRRRIEKVDMEDVLRFREVLEVGAAGLCAAHGLTAEQEDRLREALARTQDAPLADYRRLDTLLHLTLAELGGSPSLTAQYAAVRATVNDLLDCIPLLVRNLEHSQRQHAALVEAVLDGDADGAREMMREHCGGTAALLRGFLA, translated from the coding sequence ATGCCACAGGCGGATTCCGATGATGACCTCGGCGGCCTCGGCGGCCGGGGGGACCGGCTGGCGCCGGTACTGCGTCCGGTGCGGGCGGGCAACGGCTTCGAGGAGGCGCTGGAGCAGATCCTCCAGGTCGTCCGGCTCGGACTGGTGCCGGGGGGCGAACGGCTGCCCTCGGAGCGGGAGCTGGCGGAACGTCTCGGTATCAGCCGGGTGACGCTGCGCGAGGTCCTCAAGGTGCTCCAGGACCAGGGTCTGGTGGAGTCGCGGCGCGGCCGGTACGGCGGCACGTTCGTCCTGCCGAGGGCCGATGCGGGCGGCGAGGACGAGCTGCGCCGCCGCATCGAGAAGGTGGACATGGAGGACGTACTGCGCTTCCGTGAGGTGCTGGAGGTCGGCGCGGCGGGCCTGTGCGCGGCCCACGGCCTCACGGCGGAGCAGGAGGACCGGCTGCGCGAGGCCCTCGCCCGCACCCAGGACGCACCGCTCGCCGACTACCGCCGCCTGGACACGCTCCTCCACCTCACGCTCGCCGAACTGGGCGGTTCCCCGTCCCTCACCGCGCAGTACGCGGCCGTACGCGCGACGGTCAACGACCTGCTGGACTGCATCCCCCTCCTGGTGCGCAACCTGGAGCACTCGCAGCGGCAGCACGCCGCACTGGTGGAGGCGGTGCTGGACGGGGACGCGGACGGCGCCCGGGAGATGATGCGGGAGCACTGCGGGGGGACGGCGGCACTGCTGCGGGGCTTCCTGGCCTGA
- a CDS encoding ABC transporter permease/substrate binding protein: MPRIPFGDWVNDTVDWLLNHMSWLFDFFKTVFLGAFDGIDAVLQAPQPLLLAGILAVIAFWLRGTSAGVLTFVGFAFIDSLELWEDAMVTLSLVLVATVIALVVSVPVGIWAARSDRVSSIVRPVLDFMQTLPAMIYLIPAILFFGTGAPAGIVATLIFALAPGVRMTELGIRQVDKELVEAADAFGTTPRNILLRVQLPLALPTVMAGVNQVIMLGLSMAAIAGMVGTGGLGGDVNEAIGQLNVGLGSEAGVAIVILAIYLDRMTSALGTQVSPLGRRAAAKLRAAQGLKIWSYRPRAAVAVVGVVVLALVAGGMGIFGGTTSSTAASDAENVGQGKKVTIGYIPWDEGVASTFLWQEVLEQRGFQVDTKQFDAGPLYTSLGQGDIDFQTDSWLPTTHAQYWKKYGKQLDDLGSWYGPTSLELSVPSYMKGVDSLADLKGQASKFGGKITGIESSAGMMGLLKTKVLKEYGLDKEYKVVDSSTPAMLAELKRAYAKKDPVVVTLWSPHWAYSDYDLKKLKDPKGAWGKGDGVHTLARKGFAQDNPVVGRWLKNFKMTEKQLTGLEAEINKAGKGKQQDAVRSWLKRNPGVVDKLAPVKSATSGAAGETKRPLDVAWFPWDEDVAVTYLWKNVLARRGYTLNLKQMDVGPVYTGLASGDLDLNFDAWLPYAQKNYWDQHKNDLRDLGTWYKPTSLEIAVPSYVKDVKSLADLKGKGGTFDGKIIGIEPGTGEMNLLKTKVLPGYGLDKEYKVVDGSTPAMLAELKRAYAKKEPVAVVLWSPHWAYSEYKLTKLADDKKLFGEGNTIRTISSKQFPERYPQLTKWIKDFRMSEAELGSLESEIKKRGQGHEQDAVAAWLKEHPDMVGRMTPQ, from the coding sequence ATGCCTAGGATCCCCTTCGGCGACTGGGTCAACGACACCGTCGACTGGCTGCTGAACCACATGTCGTGGCTCTTCGACTTCTTCAAGACGGTCTTCCTGGGTGCCTTCGACGGCATCGACGCGGTCCTCCAGGCTCCGCAGCCGCTCCTCCTCGCCGGAATCCTCGCGGTGATCGCGTTCTGGCTGCGCGGCACGTCAGCGGGTGTCCTCACCTTCGTGGGATTCGCGTTCATCGACTCCCTCGAACTGTGGGAGGACGCGATGGTGACCCTGTCGCTCGTCCTCGTGGCCACGGTCATCGCGCTCGTGGTCTCCGTGCCCGTGGGTATCTGGGCGGCGCGTTCGGACCGGGTCAGCAGCATCGTGCGCCCCGTGCTCGACTTCATGCAGACGCTGCCCGCGATGATCTACCTCATCCCGGCGATCCTGTTCTTCGGCACCGGCGCCCCCGCGGGCATCGTGGCGACCCTGATCTTCGCGCTGGCACCCGGCGTCCGGATGACCGAGCTGGGCATCCGTCAGGTCGACAAGGAACTGGTCGAGGCCGCCGACGCGTTCGGCACCACCCCCCGCAACATCCTGCTGCGCGTCCAGCTCCCGCTGGCGCTGCCGACGGTCATGGCCGGTGTCAACCAGGTCATCATGCTGGGTCTGTCCATGGCCGCCATCGCGGGCATGGTCGGCACCGGCGGCCTCGGCGGCGACGTCAACGAGGCCATCGGCCAGCTCAACGTCGGCCTCGGCTCGGAGGCCGGTGTCGCCATCGTCATCCTGGCCATCTACCTGGACCGCATGACCAGTGCCCTGGGCACCCAGGTCTCGCCGCTCGGCCGCCGCGCCGCCGCCAAGCTGCGCGCCGCGCAGGGCCTGAAGATCTGGTCCTACCGCCCCCGGGCCGCCGTGGCCGTGGTCGGTGTGGTCGTCCTCGCGCTGGTCGCGGGCGGCATGGGCATCTTCGGCGGTACGACGTCGTCGACCGCCGCGTCCGACGCCGAGAACGTCGGCCAGGGCAAGAAGGTCACCATCGGCTACATCCCGTGGGACGAGGGCGTCGCCTCCACCTTCCTGTGGCAGGAGGTGCTGGAACAGCGCGGCTTCCAGGTCGACACCAAGCAGTTCGACGCGGGCCCGCTCTACACCTCGCTCGGGCAGGGAGACATCGACTTCCAGACCGACTCCTGGCTGCCGACCACGCACGCGCAGTACTGGAAGAAGTACGGCAAGCAACTCGACGACCTGGGTTCCTGGTACGGCCCGACGTCGCTGGAGCTGAGCGTGCCCTCGTACATGAAGGGCGTCGACTCCCTGGCGGACCTCAAGGGCCAGGCCTCGAAGTTCGGCGGCAAGATCACCGGCATCGAGTCCAGCGCCGGCATGATGGGCCTGCTCAAGACCAAGGTCCTGAAGGAGTACGGGCTCGACAAGGAGTACAAGGTCGTCGACAGCTCCACGCCCGCCATGCTGGCCGAGCTGAAGCGCGCGTACGCCAAGAAGGACCCCGTCGTCGTCACGCTCTGGTCGCCGCACTGGGCGTACAGCGACTACGACCTGAAGAAGCTCAAGGACCCCAAGGGCGCCTGGGGCAAGGGCGACGGGGTGCACACCCTCGCCCGCAAGGGCTTCGCCCAGGACAACCCGGTCGTCGGCCGGTGGCTCAAGAACTTCAAGATGACCGAGAAGCAGCTCACCGGTCTCGAGGCGGAGATCAACAAGGCGGGCAAGGGCAAGCAGCAGGACGCCGTGCGCTCCTGGCTGAAGCGGAACCCGGGTGTCGTCGACAAGCTGGCGCCGGTCAAGAGCGCCACGTCCGGCGCCGCCGGCGAGACGAAGCGTCCGCTGGACGTAGCCTGGTTCCCCTGGGACGAGGACGTCGCCGTCACCTACCTGTGGAAGAACGTCCTGGCGCGGCGCGGCTACACGCTGAATCTCAAGCAGATGGACGTCGGCCCCGTCTACACGGGCCTGGCCTCCGGAGATCTCGACCTCAACTTCGACGCGTGGCTGCCGTACGCCCAGAAGAACTACTGGGACCAGCACAAGAACGACCTGAGAGACCTGGGCACCTGGTACAAACCCACGTCACTCGAAATCGCCGTGCCCTCCTACGTGAAGGACGTCAAGTCCCTCGCGGACCTCAAGGGCAAGGGCGGCACCTTCGACGGGAAGATCATCGGAATCGAGCCGGGCACCGGCGAGATGAACCTGCTCAAGACGAAGGTGCTTCCGGGGTACGGCCTGGACAAGGAGTACAAGGTCGTCGACGGCTCCACGCCCGCGATGCTCGCCGAGCTGAAGCGCGCGTACGCCAAGAAGGAGCCGGTCGCCGTCGTCCTCTGGTCGCCGCACTGGGCCTACAGCGAGTACAAGCTCACCAAGCTGGCGGACGACAAGAAGCTGTTCGGCGAGGGCAACACGATCCGGACCATCTCCAGCAAGCAGTTCCCGGAGCGGTATCCGCAGCTCACCAAGTGGATCAAGGACTTCCGGATGAGCGAGGCCGAACTCGGCAGCCTGGAGAGCGAGATCAAGAAGCGTGGGCAGGGGCATGAGCAGGACGCCGTCGCCGCGTGGCTGAAGGAGCACCCGGACATGGTGGGCCGGATGACTCCGCAGTAG